The following is a genomic window from Corynebacterium incognita.
GTATTGCATCCTGTGGGTTTCTTACATAATCTAAAGCGATAACTATTGAAAACGAGTGTGTTTAGTTGGGCTTGTGCCCAGGTACTAAATCAGGATAGATTGTTGACGTGACTACAAACCCGCGATGGCTCAATGGCCAAGAACAGGACTTCTGGCGTACCTATCTCGCCGCAATGCGCAAGGTAGACCGTGGTATGGACGAGACCCTCTTGCTGGGAAGCGAGATCTCCGCATCGGAGTTCGCGGTGCTCGTTACTCTTTCTGAAGCCGACGATCGCTGCCTGCGTCTTCGCGAGCTGTGTGCCGAGTTGGATTGGGATCGTTCCCGCACCTCCCACCAGGTCACCCGCATGGAGCGCCGCGGCATCGTGGAAAAGTCCAAGGCAAAAGGCGATGGACGTGGAATCGTCGTTCGCCTCACGGATACGGGGTTTGAACGGCTGAAAAACGCCGCTCCGAATCACGTGGAGTCCGTGCGCCGCCTTGTATTCGACCACTTAGATCCCGCGGACTTACCGGTGTTCAAGAAGTTCTTCGACGGCATTCTTGCCGTCGATAATGTTCCGGGCGTGCCGGGGTTCCCGGGCGACGACCTCTTGCCCGCGTCCCGCGCCTAATCAGTACGCCCCAGGTCAAGTTCAGGGCCGGGTCAGGGGAAAGATCAGGGATCGCCCTGATGCGTTCCTTCGAGTAGTTGGGTTCAATGGAAAGTGCCAAAAGAAAACAACATTGGACCAGATACACAAGGAGGCTCGCCATGAATTCCATGAATGGCAACGACAACGATATTCCGAAGGCCACCTACAACGACGGCTTCATGAACCACTCGGAACCCACCCCGGTCTTGCAGCGCCGACTCCACCGCTCCACCACCGACAACATGGTCGGCGGCGTTCTGGGCGGTATCGGCGAGACCTACGGCATCAACTCCACTCTGGTACGAGTGCTGTTCATCTGCTCGTTCTTGCTCCCCGGTCCGCAGCTTCTGGCGTACCTCATCATGTGGATCATCATGCCGCGCGGCTAAACCGCTAGGATGGGGCGCGGTGCCAATTATGCGCCGCGCCCTTTGTCGTCTCACCAGAAAGGCCGTGATGGACCCATGATGAGCCAAGACCTCTTCGAGGACGTCGAGAAGCAATACTCGCTGTACCGCATTACGTCCTTTACTCAGGAGTCTCAGGTATTGGGGGATCCAGAGGACTTCACCGATGGTGAGCCCACTGCGGACCAAGCCGAGGTCATGGAAGGGATGCTCGCCGAGAACCAGGGTAAAGCCTTGACCTACGATGAATCATTCGGCTTGTGGATTGCTGGGGCCGAGGAGGACATCGCGCGCATGTTCGCCGATCGCGACGAGTTTGTGGACGCGCTAGAAAACGGCGAGGATCCAGGAGTGGTCTAGCGTGCCGACGCCGTGGGTGCCCCCGCTGGGTAGGGGACACGGCCTCATATCGTTACCCTCTGGTGACATTCAGGGGATAGCGCGCTATACTTTACTCGTCTACCAGCTTATTTTTAGAGAGGAACCACGGCATGAGCAACATCATCGCTGAGCGTGACGCCCAGGCGCAGCGCGAGCAGGAAGCACGCGACAATGACTCCTTCTTCAGCGAGGTCTTCGGCCCGTGGCTCGCAGGCGCTATCTTCACTTTTGTTCTGATCGGCGCCATGATGCTCGGCATGTTGGCTCTGGAGCCGGGCCCGTTCCAGCTCTAGTTTTTAGCTACCCTGACCCCGCCTTGGTGCGGGGTATTTTCGGGGTTAAGTAGCAAAAAGTGTGTCTCTCGGCGTGTCGTCGGTAGACACACTTCTTTTATCGGAGGGGGCCTTTTCTGATGCCGATGTTGTGTTGGTATTCGTCTCCGATAGCCTTGTCATAGAGGGCTGGGCGTCCGGTTTCGTTATCGGCGGCGTTGAGGTCTTCTGGTTCTAGATCGGTAACTTTGGCGAGTTGATCTAGTCCAAAATTGCACTGCCTGGCGATCTGTAGTGGGTCGTCAGGCAGTTGTGTTTTAGCATTGAGCCACCATTCCAGCATTTTGCGTTGCCGTTCTCCGCTTCGCCCTCGGTGCATTCTTGCTAAGAGCTTCAGTTGGGAGTTGATGCCGCCTTCCAGGCTATTTGTGGTTGATGCCCACGAAGTATCTGTCGATTCTGATGAGGGTTCGAGGTAGGTAAATAGGTATCCTTGTTTGCTGAGATGAAGTAGTGAGTTGTAGGCCTTGCGGACTCTGACGTGGGTGTATTCCCAGGTTCGGGTAGCCGTGCGTCGTTCTTTCGGTAGGGGTGTCTTTTCGTTGAGGAACGATTTGTAGACTTCGCCGAATTCATGCAGGTTGATCACCCATTCAGCGGCTTGTTCGGTGTTGGTTATCTGAGTCAGTTTTAACGATAAGGAGTAGATGGTGTTCCCGGCTGGGGTGCGGGGTCGGATGGTGGGGTACCGGCGGACAACACGTTGAGCATGGACAAGGCAGCGTTGAATTCGAGTGGTGGGCCAGCATGATTTGATCGCACTGTAGGCTCCTTGACCGCCGTCTAGAACAACGCATAACGGTGGCGCTAAGTGCTTGAGTAATTGGGTGTATGCGTAGGTTGATTCGCTTGTGGCCCAATGCCAGCACAGGACGTGGCTGCGTGTAGAAGCTATCAGAAGGCATCCGGCGGAAGTGTAGGTACCGTCGATAAAAACTTGATCGTAAATGCGATGCGGGTCTGGGGTATTGGGCACATCGATGTACCAAAAGGTTCTGAACCTGCGGTCTAAGGTCCATCTACTGACTCCACGGCGTGCAGCGATGTCAGCGAGCGTTTGGTGGCCGGTGACGTAGCTGTAGAAGTCGTTGAAGGCAGTGGCTTGGTGGATATCGGTGCGTTTTCGGGTGTGGGATTGTCGGCAGTTGGGGTTGGTGCATCGCCATCGTGTTGTACCGGCGGTCGTTGTGCCGTTTTTTTTCATTGGCCCTGCACAACCAGGGCACCGGGGTCTGTTTGTGGTCACTGACTAAGCAAACAGCACACCTGTACCACACGTTCGTGTCAGATCCCGATATTGAAGCAGAATCGGCTTGGAATAACACCTTGAAAGCTATTCCAAGCCGATTTTGAGAGCCTAACCAGCAACAACCGTCAAAAGCAGACACACTTTTTGCTACTTAACCCTATTTTCGTTTTTCTGGGAGACCAGTTTTCTAGGAGAAAAGCAGGGTTAAACGACAGAAAGTGTGTCTGGATTCGGTGACTTGTAGTGGTTGACCTCTAGGTTTCAGAGAAGTATATGCTCCGGGAGCATATATCTGGCTCCGGGACGGTAAATCCACGGTGTGGCAGCAGTGATGTGCTACATGCGGCGTGGTGTGGTGTCACAATGTCAAAGAACCAACCACGCTGCCACTGCGGCGGTGAGATGAAACGCAACGGCACCACCAGCAAAGGAACTACCAGGTGGCGATGCAAACACTGCGGCGCGTCGCGTGTGAAGCGCCGGATCGACATCACCAATTCCACGGGTTTTACCGCCTTCATTGACCACCTGACCACTGGCGCCAGCCTCGATACCATTGCCAGCCGTGTGGGATGCTCGCCGCGCACACTGCAACGCCGCTTCGAACCCTTCTGGCTCGTTGACGTACCCGATCCAACCATCGGACACATCGGGCGGGTCTACGACCAGGTGTTTCTAGACGGCACATATACCGCCGGCGGCTGTTTGATCATTGCCGCCACTATCGACCATGTCATCGCCTGGCACTGGTGCAAACACGAAACCACGCGCGACTACCAACGACTTCTCGAGCGCATCGAAGCCCCACTTATCGCCGTTATCGATGGCGGCCAGGGAGCGTTTAGCGCGATCAAAAAGTGCTGGCCCACCACGAAAATCCAGCGTTGCCTCGTGCACGCCCAACGCGTGGTACGCCGCTACACCACCTCACGTCCCCGCACTGATGCTGGGCGCACCATCTACCGACTGGCGCTGAAACTGACCCGGATCACCACCCTGGACCAAGCAGCAGCATGGGGTGCGCAACTGCACGAATTCTCCACGATCTACCGTTCCTGGATGGACGAGAAAACCACGGTCAAAGACCCTAAAACAGGTACATGGACCCGCACGTGGACACATCACAACGTGCGCAAGGCCTACAACAGCCTCAACCACCTCTGGCGCTCCGACCTGCTGTTTGTCTACCTCACCCCACCAGAAGGTGTGCTGGAGAAAAACCGGATTAAATCCACCACCAACAGCCTTGAAGGCGGCATCAACTCCCAGATCAAACTACTTGCCAGAACACACCGCGGAAGATCAGGCGAACGACAACGCCGGATGCTGGATTGGTGGCTCTACTTAAAAACCGAACTGCCCGACGATCCAGCACGAATCGCCAGGCAGTCCAACTGGGGCCAGGACCAACTCGCCAAAGTTTCCACCCTGACCCAACACGAGAACCAAGCCGACCACGAAACAGGACGACCAGCCCTCTACGACAACGCTATCGACACCGACTACACCCACTCAATCGGCATCCAGAAAGGCCAAATCTAACCCCCACGCGACACGCGGGTTAAGTAGCAAAAAGTGTGTCTGCTTTTGACGGTTGTTGCTGGTTAGGCTCTCAAAATCGGCTTGGAATAGCTTTCAAGGTGTTATTCCAAGCCGATTCTGCTTCAATATCGGGATCTGACACGAACGTGTGGTACAGGTGTGCTGTTTGCTTAGTCAGTGACCACAAACAGACCCCGGTGCCCTGGTTGTGCAGGGCCAATGAAGAAAAACGGCACAACGACCGCCGGTACAACACGATGGCGATGCACCAACCCCAACTGCCGACAATCCCACACCCGAAAACGCACCGATATCCACCAAGCCACTGCCTTCAACGACTTCTACAGCTACGTCACCGGCCACCAAACGCTCGCTGACATCGCTGCACGCCGTGGAGTCAGTAGATGGACCTTAGACCGCAGGTTCAGAACCTTTTGGTACATCGATGTGCCCAATACCCCAGACCCGCATCGCATTTACGATCAAGTTTTTATCGACGGTACCTACACTTCCGCCGGATGCCTTCTGATAGCTTCTACACGCAGCCACGTCCTGTGCTGGCAGTGGGCCACAAGCGAATCAACCTACGCATACACCCAATTACTCAAGCACTTAGCGCCACCGTTATGCGTTGTTCTAGACGGCGGTCAAGGAGCCTACAGTGCGATCAAATCATGCTGGCCCACCACTCGAATTCAACGCTGCCTTGTCCATGCTCAACGTGTTGTCCGCCGGTACACCACCAGCCGACCGCGCACCCCAGCCGGGCACACCATCTACGCCCTAGCGTTAAAACTGACTCAGATAACCAACACCGAACAAGCCGCTGAATGGGTGATCAACCTGCATGAATTCGGCGAAGTCTACAAATCGTTCCTCAACGAAAAGACACCCCTACCGAAAGAACGACGCACGGCTACCCGAACCTGGGAATACACCCACGTCAGAGTCCGCAAGGCCTACAACTCACTACTTCATCTCAGCAAACAAGGATACCTATTTACCTACCTCGAACCCTCATCAGAATCGACAGATACTTCGTGGGCATCAACCACAAATAGCCTGGAAGGCGGCATCAACTCCCAACTGAAGCTCTTAGCAAGAATGCACCGAGGGCGAAGCGGAGAACGGCAACGCAAAATGCTGGAATGGTGGCTCAATGCTAAAACACAACTGCCTGACGACCCACTACAGATCGCCAGGCAGTGCAATTTTGGACTAGATCAACTCGCCAAAGTTACCGATCTAGAACCAGAAGACCTCAACGCCGCCGATAACGAAACCGGACGCCCAGCCCTCTATGACAAGGCTATCGGAGACGAATACCAACACAACATCGGCATCAGAAAAGGCCCCCTCCGATAAAAGAAGTGTGTCTACCGACGACACGCCGAGAGACACACTTTTTGCTACTTAACCCCGACACGCCGAGCCAGACACACATTTTGTCGTTTAAGCCGAAAAGCAAGACCGGCGGCTCTGCATTCTGCAGAAACCGCCGGTCAATGCGTGTCCCCGACAGGGATCGAACCTGCGACCTTCGGTACCGGAAACCGATGCTCTAATCCGCTGAGCTACGGAGACAGTGTGCTGCCCGTGGTGTTGGGCAACAACGATGTGATTCTAGCACCAATCAGCGCGCGGACGGGAATCCGGGTGCCCGCGCGCGAGTAGTCGCTAGTCCGTCACGATGACCACGATGAGATCGCGAGGGCCGTGCACGCCCTCCACACGGGAGAGCTCAATATCCGAGGTAGCAGACGGGCCCGAGATGAGCGTGGCCGGGCGATCCGGGGTGATGCGGGCAAACATCTCCGGCACCGAGTACACGATGTCCTCAGCTCGTACGATGCACAGGTGGCGGTCCGGAACCAGCGTCAGTGCGCGGCGGCCGTTCGTCTCCCCGGAGGTGAGGACAATCGTGCCGGTCTGTGCGGAGGACGCGGTGGATTCGGTCACCACAGCGTCCTCGGAGTTGAGTTCGCGCGGATCTGCGGTGCCGTCATCAGCACGTGCGTTACCGCCGCGGGCGTTGAACGCGGAGAACAGCTCCGCGTCCATGCCGTGGGCAAAGCGCACGTTGTGGGCCTC
Proteins encoded in this region:
- a CDS encoding IS1249 family transposase, with amino-acid sequence MTTNRPRCPGCAGPMKKNGTTTAGTTRWRCTNPNCRQSHTRKRTDIHQATAFNDFYSYVTGHQTLADIAARRGVSRWTLDRRFRTFWYIDVPNTPDPHRIYDQVFIDGTYTSAGCLLIASTRSHVLCWHWATSESTYAYTQLLKHLAPPLCVVLDGGQGAYSAIKSCWPTTRIQRCLVHAQRVVRRYPTIRPRTPAGNTIYSLSLKLTQITNTEQAAEWVINLHEFGEVYKSFLNEKTPLPKERRTATRTWEYTHVRVRKAYNSLLHLSKQGYLFTYLEPSSESTDTSWASTTNSLEGGINSQLKLLARMHRGRSGERQRKMLEWWLNAKTQLPDDPLQIARQCNFGLDQLAKVTDLEPEDLNAADNETGRPALYDKAIGDEYQHNIGIRKGPLR
- a CDS encoding IS1249 family transposase translates to MTTNRPRCPGCAGPMKKNGTTTAGTTRWRCTNPNCRQSHTRKRTDIHQATAFNDFYSYVTGHQTLADIAARRGVSRWTLDRRFRTFWYIDVPNTPDPHRIYDQVFIDGTYTSAGCLLIASTRSHVLCWQWATSESTYAYTQLLKHLAPPLCVVLDGGQGAYSAIKSCWPTTRIQRCLVHAQRVVRRYTTSRPRTPAGHTIYALALKLTQITNTEQAAEWVINLHEFGEVYKSFLNEKTPLPKERRTATRTWEYTHVRVRKAYNSLLHLSKQGYLFTYLEPSSESTDTSWASTTNSLEGGINSQLKLLARMHRGRSGERQRKMLEWWLNAKTQLPDDPLQIARQCNFGLDQLAKVTDLEPEDLNAADNETGRPALYDKAIGDEYQHNIGIRKGPLR
- a CDS encoding molecular chaperone GrpE, which produces MMSQDLFEDVEKQYSLYRITSFTQESQVLGDPEDFTDGEPTADQAEVMEGMLAENQGKALTYDESFGLWIAGAEEDIARMFADRDEFVDALENGEDPGVV
- a CDS encoding LutC/YkgG family protein, with the protein product MAPKSAPLTTHPASPDNAAAKKEILARIANAQKISNIPASVDVPRDYHREFDYPRAELIEILVDRLEDYKADVHTATAGDLGEKIAEILSQREAHNVRFAHGMDAELFSAFNARGGNARADDGTADPRELNSEDAVVTESTASSAQTGTIVLTSGETNGRRALTLVPDRHLCIVRAEDIVYSVPEMFARITPDRPATLISGPSATSDIELSRVEGVHGPRDLIVVIVTD
- a CDS encoding PspC domain-containing protein, with the protein product MNHSEPTPVLQRRLHRSTTDNMVGGVLGGIGETYGINSTLVRVLFICSFLLPGPQLLAYLIMWIIMPRG
- a CDS encoding MarR family winged helix-turn-helix transcriptional regulator, producing the protein MTTNPRWLNGQEQDFWRTYLAAMRKVDRGMDETLLLGSEISASEFAVLVTLSEADDRCLRLRELCAELDWDRSRTSHQVTRMERRGIVEKSKAKGDGRGIVVRLTDTGFERLKNAAPNHVESVRRLVFDHLDPADLPVFKKFFDGILAVDNVPGVPGFPGDDLLPASRA
- a CDS encoding IS256-like element IS3507 family transposase yields the protein MSKNQPRCHCGGEMKRNGTTSKGTTRWRCKHCGASRVKRRIDITNSTGFTAFIDHLTTGASLDTIASRVGCSPRTLQRRFEPFWLVDVPDPTIGHIGRVYDQVFLDGTYTAGGCLIIAATIDHVIAWHWCKHETTRDYQRLLERIEAPLIAVIDGGQGAFSAIKKCWPTTKIQRCLVHAQRVVRRYTTSRPRTDAGRTIYRLALKLTRITTLDQAAAWGAQLHEFSTIYRSWMDEKTTVKDPKTGTWTRTWTHHNVRKAYNSLNHLWRSDLLFVYLTPPEGVLEKNRIKSTTNSLEGGINSQIKLLARTHRGRSGERQRRMLDWWLYLKTELPDDPARIARQSNWGQDQLAKVSTLTQHENQADHETGRPALYDNAIDTDYTHSIGIQKGQI